The proteins below are encoded in one region of Sphingomonas sp.:
- a CDS encoding DUF3576 domain-containing protein — translation MNRLLRAAILGSLALSIAACGHKDRPKADLAASQVTTIGVNSYLWRASLDTLSFMPLLQTDSNGGVIVTDWYVNPNTPTERMKVTVTILDQDLRADALRVAALREVNTSGAWVAAPVQAATVQKLEDIILTRARDLRRAAIAN, via the coding sequence ATGAACCGCCTGTTGCGCGCTGCGATCCTCGGATCGCTTGCTCTTTCGATTGCCGCGTGCGGCCATAAAGACCGTCCCAAGGCTGACCTCGCCGCCAGCCAGGTCACCACGATCGGCGTGAATTCCTATCTGTGGCGCGCCAGCCTCGACACGCTGAGCTTCATGCCGCTGCTCCAGACCGATTCGAACGGTGGCGTCATCGTCACCGACTGGTATGTGAACCCCAATACGCCGACCGAGCGGATGAAGGTGACCGTGACGATCCTCGATCAGGATCTCCGCGCCGACGCGCTGCGCGTGGCGGCCCTTCGCGAAGTCAATACCAGCGGCGCCTGGGTCGCCGCTCCGGTGCAGGCCGCGACGGTGCAGAAGCTTGAGGACATCATCCTCACGCGTGCTCGTGACTTGCGCCGGGCCGCCAT
- a CDS encoding thiamine phosphate synthase, whose product MSLALPRLWLMTDERMGDALWDALERLPVGAGVIFRHHATAPEARRRIFSKVAHIARRRRLLVVRAGPGGGHNQRIATFTAAAHSRREAIAAIRAGAQLLFVSPVFATRSHPGARTLGRVRLGLMIRGLDVPVIALGGMDARRARGLRQLGTYGWAAIDAWSQR is encoded by the coding sequence TTGTCTCTCGCGCTCCCCAGGCTCTGGCTGATGACCGATGAGCGGATGGGCGATGCGCTATGGGATGCACTGGAGCGACTGCCCGTCGGCGCAGGGGTGATTTTCCGGCACCACGCAACCGCGCCGGAAGCGCGGCGCCGTATCTTCTCGAAGGTAGCGCATATCGCACGCCGCCGCCGGTTGCTTGTGGTCCGCGCCGGCCCCGGAGGCGGGCACAATCAGCGGATCGCCACCTTCACTGCGGCGGCGCATTCGCGGCGTGAAGCGATCGCCGCGATTCGCGCCGGTGCGCAATTGCTGTTCGTCTCGCCGGTCTTCGCGACGCGGTCGCATCCCGGCGCGCGCACGCTCGGCAGGGTCAGGCTTGGGCTGATGATTCGCGGTCTCGATGTGCCGGTGATCGCGCTGGGGGGCATGGACGCGCGCAGAGCCCGCGGGCTCAGGCAGCTCGGGACTTATGGCTGGGCCGCGATCGACGCCTGGTCGCAACGCTAA
- a CDS encoding YggS family pyridoxal phosphate-dependent enzyme, which yields MPLDDAQARLAQVQDRIARAARLAGRKPEAVTLIAISKTHDAAAIRPLIAAGQRVFGENRVQEAQGKWPALLAETPGIRLHLVGQLQSNKAEDAVALFDAIHSVDRPSLVTALAAAMDKVGKRPACFLQVNIGAEEQKGGGAIDALPDLLTQARITGLPVAGLMCVPPLNVDAAPYFALLAKIARDHGVDGLSMGMSGDYEAAAMIGATHVRVGTALFGAR from the coding sequence ATGCCCTTAGACGACGCCCAAGCGCGCCTCGCCCAGGTTCAGGACCGCATTGCCCGCGCCGCGCGCCTCGCCGGTCGCAAGCCGGAGGCGGTGACGCTGATCGCGATTTCCAAGACCCACGACGCCGCTGCGATTCGCCCGTTGATAGCGGCCGGCCAGCGCGTTTTCGGCGAGAACCGGGTTCAGGAGGCGCAGGGCAAATGGCCAGCGCTCCTTGCCGAGACGCCGGGCATCCGGCTCCATCTCGTTGGCCAGCTCCAGTCGAACAAGGCCGAAGACGCGGTGGCGCTGTTCGACGCGATCCATTCGGTCGATCGCCCCTCCCTGGTGACCGCGCTGGCGGCGGCGATGGACAAGGTCGGCAAGCGCCCGGCCTGCTTCCTCCAGGTCAATATCGGCGCCGAGGAGCAGAAGGGGGGGGGCGCGATCGACGCGCTCCCGGACTTGCTGACGCAGGCGCGCATTACGGGTCTGCCGGTGGCGGGGCTGATGTGCGTACCGCCGCTCAATGTCGATGCCGCCCCCTATTTCGCGTTGCTCGCCAAGATCGCCCGCGATCACGGCGTGGATGGGCTCAGCATGGGGATGTCTGGAGATTACGAGGCGGCGGCGATGATCGGCGCCACCCATGTCCGCGTCGGCACCGCTTTGTTCGGCGCTCGCTAG
- a CDS encoding HAD family phosphatase, whose translation MKFDAILFDFDGVLIESEYAGNKHIADFLTAAGHPTSPEQSMANFMGYSGAEFRRRLREWIGGELPEHWDRERLAEDDRAMAEGIAEVAGATAFVRGLPADLPKAVVSSSSTRWLHRHLAHLGLTDVFGSHVYSGAEHVEHGKPAPDLYLFAAAQLGVPISACAVLEDSPVGAEGAVASGATVIGLCAGSHCAPGHADRLRALGVQHIAHDFDAVARLIS comes from the coding sequence ATGAAGTTCGACGCGATTTTGTTCGATTTCGATGGGGTGCTGATCGAGAGCGAATATGCCGGCAACAAGCATATCGCCGATTTCCTCACTGCGGCGGGCCACCCGACCAGCCCCGAGCAATCGATGGCCAATTTCATGGGCTATTCGGGCGCCGAATTCCGCCGCCGGCTCCGGGAATGGATCGGCGGCGAATTGCCCGAGCATTGGGATCGCGAGCGCCTCGCCGAAGACGATCGCGCCATGGCCGAGGGCATCGCCGAAGTCGCCGGCGCAACCGCCTTCGTCCGCGGCCTGCCCGCCGATTTGCCCAAGGCGGTGGTCTCGTCGAGCTCGACTCGCTGGCTCCATCGGCATCTTGCGCACCTCGGCCTGACGGATGTGTTCGGCAGCCATGTTTACTCCGGGGCCGAGCATGTCGAGCATGGCAAACCCGCCCCCGATCTCTATCTCTTCGCCGCTGCGCAACTCGGCGTGCCGATCTCCGCTTGCGCTGTCCTCGAGGATTCGCCGGTAGGCGCGGAGGGCGCCGTCGCCTCGGGCGCAACGGTCATCGGCCTGTGCGCCGGTAGCCATTGCGCGCCCGGCCACGCCGATCGGCTGCGCGCCCTCGGCGTCCAGCATATCGCCCATGATTTCGATGCCGTCGCCCGGCTGATCTCCTAG
- the ribA gene encoding GTP cyclohydrolase II, whose amino-acid sequence MSDARAVARAIDALRRGWPVAIGELALLAVETADAGRLRSFDPAGQAGLLISAGRAATLKLANQLEAAVPDAPVLIGRVPWLDFDTATALADPQLDLATPLKGPFRAIAIDAPDAAKGALRLARVAGLLPAFFVRPAGDEERITPADIDAHEDAERLRIVARAHLPVAGAEDAEIVAFRTDEMPGEHVALLIGAPNGQPPLVRLHSECLTGDVLGSLKCDCGPQLHAAIREIQASGWGILLYLRQEGRGIGLINKLRAYALQDQGFDTVDANTRLGFAVDARNFAVAARMLRLLGQRAVRLLTNNPDKVAALEAAGVTVIERVAHQLPPNPHNERYLATKRDRTGHQL is encoded by the coding sequence TTGAGCGACGCGCGCGCCGTGGCTCGCGCGATCGACGCATTGCGGCGCGGCTGGCCGGTTGCGATCGGCGAACTGGCGCTGCTCGCGGTCGAGACCGCCGATGCCGGGCGGTTGCGGAGCTTCGATCCTGCGGGCCAGGCAGGTTTGCTAATCTCCGCAGGGCGCGCCGCGACGCTCAAGCTTGCCAACCAACTCGAAGCGGCGGTGCCCGATGCTCCGGTACTGATCGGACGAGTGCCCTGGCTCGACTTCGACACCGCGACGGCGCTGGCGGATCCGCAACTCGATCTGGCGACGCCGCTCAAGGGGCCGTTTCGTGCCATCGCGATCGATGCGCCGGACGCCGCCAAGGGGGCGTTGCGGCTGGCGCGTGTCGCCGGATTGCTTCCGGCATTCTTTGTCCGACCGGCTGGTGACGAAGAGCGAATCACACCCGCCGATATCGACGCGCATGAGGACGCCGAGCGACTGCGGATCGTCGCCCGCGCGCACCTGCCGGTAGCCGGCGCCGAGGATGCGGAGATCGTCGCGTTCCGCACCGACGAGATGCCGGGCGAGCATGTGGCGCTGCTGATCGGTGCGCCCAATGGCCAGCCGCCTTTGGTGCGCCTGCATAGCGAGTGCCTGACCGGCGACGTGCTCGGCAGTCTCAAATGCGACTGCGGGCCGCAGCTCCATGCCGCGATTCGCGAGATCCAAGCATCGGGCTGGGGTATTTTGCTGTATCTGCGCCAAGAGGGGCGCGGGATCGGGCTGATTAACAAGCTGCGTGCCTATGCGCTCCAGGACCAGGGGTTCGACACGGTCGATGCCAATACCCGCTTGGGGTTCGCGGTCGATGCACGCAACTTCGCGGTCGCGGCGCGGATGCTGCGGCTGCTGGGGCAACGCGCGGTGCGGCTGCTGACCAACAATCCGGACAAGGTCGCGGCGCTGGAAGCGGCGGGGGTGACGGTGATCGAGCGGGTGGCGCATCAGCTGCCGCCAAATCCGCATAACGAGCGCTATCTCGCCACCAAGCGCGACCGGACCGGGCACCAACTCTAG
- a CDS encoding exodeoxyribonuclease III: MKIASWNINSVRFRIEIVEKFLREESPDILCLQETKVIDGDFPEKPFRALGYDHVIKHGQKMHHGVAILSRVPVVEDDRFDWQANQEARHVGVRLPNGVRLENVYVPAGGDVPDREVNPKFGQKLDFVERMTEWARELTVPTILTGDFNIAPLESDVWSHKQLLDVVSHTPIEVEALGRLMAAHDWIDIGRHFIPAPERNWTWWSYRARDWLASDRGRRLDHMWASREVADKAVSHKVCEPCRSWLKPSDHVPLITEFAF, from the coding sequence ATGAAGATCGCTTCGTGGAACATCAATTCGGTCCGTTTTCGGATCGAGATCGTCGAGAAATTCCTTCGCGAGGAATCGCCCGACATTCTGTGCCTGCAGGAAACCAAGGTGATTGACGGCGACTTTCCGGAGAAGCCGTTCCGCGCGCTTGGCTATGATCATGTCATCAAGCATGGCCAGAAGATGCATCACGGCGTCGCGATCCTGTCGCGTGTGCCGGTGGTCGAGGATGACCGCTTCGATTGGCAGGCCAATCAGGAAGCCCGGCATGTCGGGGTCCGCTTGCCCAACGGGGTGCGGCTCGAGAATGTCTATGTGCCGGCGGGCGGCGATGTGCCCGATCGCGAAGTGAATCCGAAATTCGGGCAGAAGCTCGATTTCGTCGAGCGGATGACCGAATGGGCCAGGGAACTCACGGTTCCGACGATCCTGACCGGCGATTTCAACATCGCCCCGCTGGAAAGCGACGTCTGGAGCCACAAGCAATTGCTCGATGTGGTCAGCCATACCCCGATCGAGGTCGAGGCGCTTGGGCGGCTGATGGCCGCGCATGACTGGATCGATATCGGGCGGCATTTCATCCCGGCGCCGGAGCGCAACTGGACGTGGTGGAGCTACCGCGCCAGGGACTGGCTGGCGAGCGATCGCGGGCGGCGGCTCGATCATATGTGGGCGAGCCGCGAAGTCGCCGACAAGGCGGTCAGCCACAAGGTATGCGAGCCGTGCCGCTCGTGGCTCAAGCCATCGGACCATGTGCCGCTCATCACCGAGTTCGCCTTTTGA
- a CDS encoding outer membrane lipoprotein carrier protein LolA, which translates to MFARPLAFSLAIAAPVLISAAEPEMAQVQQHLQGVSSMTADFAQTDRNGRTLTGTMTLKRPGKIRFQYQKGVPQLIVADGSSLYFIDYQVKQVDRWPIGNSPLAVLLNPKRDITKFAKLKPTGDPRVVSIEVHDSAHPEYGRITMIFQKNAAAPSGLMLQGWVALDAQSNRTTIRLSNQRFNAAVPDSQFRWNDPRPKGPRAR; encoded by the coding sequence GTGTTTGCACGACCCCTCGCCTTCAGCCTCGCTATTGCCGCCCCGGTGCTGATCTCGGCCGCCGAACCCGAAATGGCCCAGGTCCAGCAGCACCTGCAGGGTGTCTCCAGCATGACCGCCGATTTCGCCCAGACCGACCGCAACGGCCGCACGCTGACCGGCACGATGACGCTGAAGCGCCCGGGCAAGATTCGTTTCCAGTATCAGAAGGGCGTGCCGCAGCTGATCGTGGCGGACGGCTCCAGCCTCTATTTCATCGATTATCAGGTCAAGCAGGTCGATCGCTGGCCGATCGGCAATTCGCCGCTGGCGGTGCTGCTCAATCCCAAGCGCGACATCACCAAATTCGCCAAATTGAAGCCGACCGGCGATCCCCGAGTCGTCTCGATCGAGGTCCACGATAGCGCGCATCCCGAATATGGCCGGATCACGATGATCTTCCAGAAAAACGCCGCGGCGCCCTCGGGATTGATGCTCCAGGGTTGGGTAGCGCTCGACGCGCAGAGCAACCGCACCACTATCCGCCTGTCGAACCAGCGCTTCAACGCCGCCGTGCCCGATAGTCAGTTCCGCTGGAACGATCCGCGGCCCAAGGGGCCGAGAGCGCGCTGA
- a CDS encoding DNA translocase FtsK: MASRAQKSLLRDTMKAGARRSVELIGGTLLFLAVIGAVLSLLTYHSQDPSLNTASAGPALNLLGNFGAWIADALLATFGLPVILLAPVGLIVTNRLWLGRPVGDWGRMLRGALLGTLLVAGAAAFFSSDAVLALPGGWGGVAGLSIAGLFNFLIGFAGEPSLTWWAGRGLGVIFALLGLWVWWRRLDFKLPERPFAMPQLRIGGEKKVAIAAPEARPERQPSISEPRKVVVPDTRPGPVIADRGVMPAPAKPKPPTQASLDFKDSYKLPGLDLLKAAPTGKGSGIDKAALERNARLLESVLDDFNVKGQIVEVRPGPVVTMYELEPASGIKASRVIQLADDIARNMSAISARVATIPGRSVIGIELPNAQREAVNLHELIGSQSFEDQGASLPLVLGKNIAGDPVIADLAPMPHLLVAGTTGSGKSVGLNCMILSLLYRLSPDQCRMIMIDPKMLELSMYKGIPHLLADVVTEPQKAVRALKWAVEQMEDRYRMMASANVRSLASFNDKVRQAKAKGQKIGRKVQTGWDADTGKPIYEEETLDLQPLPQIVVIVDELADLMMTAGKEVEFLIQRLAQKARAAGIHLIMATQRPSVDVITGVIKANLPTRISFHVTSKIDSRTILGEQGAEQLLGKGDMLYMPGGKQLARVHGPFVSDDEVMAIAEFWRSQGEPDYISAVTEEPEDGGFSLDGAPEGDDSPEEQLYRRAVQLVAESQKASTSWLQRQLRVGYNSAARLIERMEREGLVSRPDHVGRREVLMDTDGRAI, translated from the coding sequence ATGGCGTCCCGGGCACAAAAGTCGCTGTTGCGCGACACGATGAAGGCTGGCGCGCGCCGGAGCGTCGAACTGATCGGCGGAACCTTGCTGTTCCTCGCCGTGATCGGCGCGGTGCTGTCGCTGCTGACCTATCATTCGCAGGATCCGTCGCTGAACACCGCGTCGGCCGGCCCGGCGCTCAACCTGCTCGGCAATTTCGGCGCATGGATCGCCGATGCCCTGCTCGCCACCTTCGGCCTGCCGGTGATCCTGCTTGCCCCTGTCGGCCTGATCGTCACCAACCGGCTATGGCTCGGCCGCCCGGTCGGCGATTGGGGGCGGATGCTGCGCGGCGCCCTGCTCGGCACGCTGCTGGTCGCCGGTGCGGCGGCATTCTTTTCCAGCGACGCGGTATTGGCGCTGCCCGGCGGCTGGGGCGGCGTCGCCGGCCTCAGCATCGCCGGCCTGTTCAATTTCCTGATCGGCTTCGCCGGCGAGCCGAGCCTGACCTGGTGGGCCGGACGCGGTCTTGGCGTCATCTTCGCGCTGCTGGGGCTGTGGGTCTGGTGGCGGCGGCTCGATTTCAAGCTGCCCGAGCGCCCCTTCGCGATGCCGCAATTGCGGATCGGCGGGGAAAAGAAGGTCGCGATCGCCGCGCCCGAGGCCAGGCCCGAACGCCAGCCGAGCATTTCCGAACCGCGCAAGGTGGTGGTGCCCGATACCCGCCCGGGCCCGGTGATCGCCGATCGCGGCGTCATGCCGGCGCCGGCCAAACCGAAGCCGCCGACCCAGGCCAGCCTCGATTTCAAGGACAGCTATAAATTGCCCGGCCTCGATCTGCTCAAGGCCGCGCCGACGGGCAAGGGCTCGGGGATCGACAAGGCGGCACTGGAACGCAACGCCCGCCTGCTCGAGAGCGTGCTCGACGATTTCAACGTCAAGGGTCAGATCGTCGAGGTTCGCCCCGGCCCCGTCGTCACCATGTACGAGCTCGAGCCAGCCAGCGGCATCAAGGCCAGCCGCGTCATCCAGCTCGCCGACGATATCGCCCGCAACATGTCGGCGATCTCGGCGCGCGTCGCGACCATCCCTGGGCGCAGCGTCATCGGCATCGAATTGCCCAACGCCCAGCGCGAGGCGGTCAATCTCCACGAGCTGATCGGCAGCCAGAGCTTCGAGGACCAGGGCGCATCGCTGCCGCTGGTGCTCGGCAAGAACATCGCCGGCGACCCGGTCATCGCCGATCTCGCGCCGATGCCGCATCTGCTCGTCGCCGGCACCACCGGCTCGGGCAAGTCGGTCGGGCTCAACTGCATGATCCTGTCGCTGCTCTACCGGCTCTCGCCCGATCAGTGCCGGATGATCATGATCGATCCCAAGATGCTCGAACTGTCGATGTACAAGGGCATCCCGCATCTCCTCGCCGATGTCGTCACCGAGCCGCAAAAGGCGGTGCGCGCGCTCAAATGGGCGGTCGAGCAGATGGAGGACCGCTATCGGATGATGGCGAGCGCCAACGTCCGCAGCCTCGCCAGCTTCAACGACAAGGTCCGCCAGGCCAAGGCCAAGGGCCAGAAGATCGGCCGCAAGGTCCAGACCGGCTGGGACGCCGATACCGGCAAGCCGATCTACGAGGAAGAGACGCTCGATCTCCAGCCGCTGCCGCAGATCGTGGTGATCGTCGACGAGCTTGCCGATCTGATGATGACCGCGGGCAAGGAAGTCGAGTTCCTGATCCAGCGCCTCGCGCAAAAGGCGCGCGCGGCGGGCATCCACCTGATCATGGCGACGCAGCGCCCCTCGGTCGATGTCATCACCGGCGTGATCAAGGCCAATCTGCCGACGCGGATCAGCTTCCACGTCACTTCGAAGATCGATTCGCGGACCATCCTTGGCGAGCAGGGCGCCGAGCAGCTGCTCGGCAAGGGCGACATGCTCTATATGCCCGGCGGCAAGCAATTGGCGCGCGTCCACGGGCCGTTCGTCAGCGATGACGAGGTCATGGCCATCGCCGAATTCTGGCGCTCGCAGGGCGAGCCCGATTATATCTCGGCGGTCACCGAGGAGCCCGAGGATGGCGGCTTCAGTCTCGATGGCGCGCCCGAGGGCGACGACAGCCCGGAGGAGCAGCTCTATCGCCGCGCGGTGCAACTGGTCGCCGAGAGCCAGAAGGCGTCGACCTCGTGGCTCCAGCGCCAGCTCCGCGTCGGCTATAATTCGGCGGCGCGGCTGATCGAGCGGATGGAGCGCGAGGGGCTGGTCTCGCGTCCCGACCATGTCGGCCGCCGCGAAGTGCTGATGGATACCGACGGGCGGGCGATATAG
- a CDS encoding UbiH/UbiF/VisC/COQ6 family ubiquinone biosynthesis hydroxylase — MAKAATRADILILGGGLVGSALAVALDAHGLTSIVIDPADAATITAASFDGRASAIASAPMRMFEATGVADRLAGKGCPIDGIRVSDGLAPGKLDFAPDEGDGPLGTMFENRQLRTALLAAAMAAPGVDLRMRTRAVSVDRGALGVTAVLDSGATVTAPLLVAAEGRNSPTREAAGLKTARWSYDHAAMVATLGHERSHENIAFEIFYPQGPFAILPLLDDENGHRSAVVWTVKASDAAGMMKISDRAYLAEAEKRMGGFLGKLGPLTRRFSHPLGFHHAAWITDHRLALVGDAAHGIHPIAGQGVNVGFRDVATLVEVLVDGKRLGLDLGDPQLLARYQRWRGLDTFMVAAATDGLTRLFGIPGKTPAAIRRFGLSAVDRMPPLKRWFMGEARGESGDVPKLLQGEMV, encoded by the coding sequence ATGGCCAAGGCAGCAACACGCGCGGACATTCTCATCCTCGGCGGCGGGCTGGTCGGCAGCGCGCTGGCGGTTGCGCTCGATGCGCACGGCCTGACCTCGATCGTCATCGACCCCGCCGATGCCGCGACGATCACCGCCGCGAGCTTCGACGGCCGCGCTTCGGCGATCGCGTCGGCGCCGATGCGGATGTTCGAGGCGACGGGCGTGGCGGACCGGCTGGCGGGCAAGGGCTGCCCGATCGACGGCATCCGCGTCAGCGACGGCCTCGCCCCCGGCAAGCTCGATTTCGCGCCCGATGAGGGTGATGGCCCGCTTGGGACGATGTTCGAGAATCGCCAGTTGCGCACCGCCTTGCTCGCGGCGGCGATGGCGGCGCCGGGCGTCGATCTGCGGATGCGGACCCGGGCGGTCTCGGTCGATCGCGGCGCCCTTGGCGTGACCGCGGTGCTCGATTCGGGCGCGACGGTGACGGCGCCGTTGCTGGTCGCCGCTGAAGGGCGCAATTCGCCGACGCGCGAGGCGGCGGGGCTGAAGACCGCGCGCTGGAGCTATGATCACGCGGCGATGGTGGCGACGCTCGGGCATGAGCGTTCTCATGAGAATATCGCCTTCGAGATCTTCTACCCCCAGGGCCCGTTCGCGATTCTTCCCCTGCTCGACGACGAGAACGGCCATCGCTCGGCGGTGGTGTGGACGGTCAAGGCCAGCGACGCCGCGGGGATGATGAAAATCTCCGACCGCGCCTATCTCGCCGAAGCCGAGAAGCGCATGGGCGGGTTTCTCGGCAAGCTCGGGCCGCTGACCCGGCGTTTCAGCCACCCGCTCGGCTTCCATCATGCTGCCTGGATCACCGATCACCGGCTGGCCCTGGTCGGCGACGCCGCGCACGGCATCCATCCGATCGCCGGGCAGGGCGTCAATGTCGGCTTCCGCGATGTCGCGACTCTGGTCGAAGTGCTGGTCGATGGCAAAAGGCTGGGGCTCGATCTCGGCGATCCGCAATTGCTGGCGCGCTATCAGCGCTGGCGCGGGCTCGACACCTTCATGGTCGCCGCCGCCACCGACGGGCTGACCCGGCTGTTCGGGATTCCCGGCAAGACGCCGGCGGCGATCCGCCGTTTCGGGCTTTCGGCGGTCGACAGGATGCCGCCCTTGAAACGCTGGTTCATGGGCGAGGCGCGCGGCGAATCGGGCGACGTGCCTAAACTGCTGCAGGGCGAGATGGTTTGA
- a CDS encoding LON peptidase substrate-binding domain-containing protein: MTVTRLSIFPLSGALLFPRMHLPLHIFEPRYRAMISDSLVRDRRIGMIQPRDLEEPPGLFEIGCVGRIAEVEALDDGRFDIVLEGLARFTILRELDVITPFRQVEAELEAVGESEILASVARASLEMESRRFADGLGYAVDWESVTRLDDESLVNGIAQIAPFDPASKQALLEADSLSDRAELIVQLMQFYGRHGDEDGTLQ; encoded by the coding sequence GTGACCGTCACGCGGCTCTCGATCTTTCCGCTCAGCGGGGCGCTGCTGTTCCCGCGGATGCATCTGCCGCTCCACATCTTCGAGCCCAGATACCGCGCGATGATCTCCGATTCGCTGGTCCGTGACCGCCGCATCGGCATGATCCAGCCGCGCGATCTCGAGGAGCCGCCCGGGCTGTTCGAGATCGGCTGCGTCGGCCGCATCGCCGAAGTCGAGGCGCTCGACGACGGCCGCTTCGATATCGTCCTCGAAGGGCTCGCCCGCTTCACGATCCTCCGCGAACTCGACGTCATCACCCCCTTCCGCCAGGTCGAGGCCGAGCTGGAAGCGGTCGGCGAAAGCGAGATTCTCGCCTCGGTCGCCCGCGCCAGCCTCGAGATGGAGTCGCGCCGCTTCGCCGATGGCCTCGGCTATGCCGTCGATTGGGAATCGGTGACGCGGCTCGACGACGAATCGCTGGTCAACGGCATCGCCCAGATCGCCCCGTTCGATCCGGCATCGAAACAGGCGTTGCTCGAAGCCGACTCGCTAAGCGACCGCGCCGAGCTGATCGTCCAGCTGATGCAATTCTACGGTCGCCACGGCGACGAAGACGGGACGCTGCAATAG
- a CDS encoding tetratricopeptide repeat protein: MTPQEKEAVEAFRRDVVEPSMTSLMILDFWAEWCGPCKQLAPVLEKVAEDYATKGVKLAKIDVDANQFIAAQFQVRSIPTVYAMFQGQLVADLSTARTEAQLRTMLDQILRQMPVPSEEAAQEAELEPLIAMGEQLLGEGEAERALSVFEQIAEMAPGHPAITAGRARALLALGRTGEAELALADLPDDASKSPEIERARAAVSLAQEATPVEDLSGLAAQAATGDMEARYELAGGQMATGDRDAAAATLLAMIAEDREWNEGAARARLLKLFEAAGLEDPWVSAQRRKLSAILFG, translated from the coding sequence ATGACCCCGCAAGAGAAGGAGGCTGTCGAAGCCTTCCGCCGCGACGTCGTCGAACCCTCGATGACGTCGCTGATGATCCTCGATTTCTGGGCCGAATGGTGCGGCCCCTGCAAGCAGCTCGCCCCGGTGCTCGAAAAGGTCGCGGAGGATTACGCGACCAAGGGCGTCAAGCTCGCCAAGATCGATGTCGATGCGAATCAGTTCATCGCCGCCCAGTTCCAGGTGCGCTCGATCCCCACCGTCTATGCGATGTTCCAGGGCCAGCTCGTCGCCGACCTTTCGACCGCGCGCACCGAAGCGCAGCTGCGGACGATGCTCGATCAGATCCTCCGCCAGATGCCCGTGCCGAGCGAGGAAGCCGCGCAGGAGGCCGAGTTGGAGCCGCTGATCGCGATGGGCGAGCAATTGCTCGGCGAGGGCGAGGCCGAACGCGCCTTGTCTGTGTTCGAGCAGATCGCGGAAATGGCGCCCGGCCATCCCGCGATCACCGCCGGTCGCGCCCGGGCATTGCTGGCGCTGGGCCGCACCGGCGAGGCCGAGCTGGCGCTCGCCGATCTGCCCGACGACGCCAGCAAGTCGCCCGAAATCGAGCGCGCCCGCGCCGCGGTCAGCCTCGCGCAGGAGGCCACACCGGTCGAGGATCTGTCCGGCCTCGCCGCCCAGGCCGCGACCGGCGATATGGAAGCGCGCTACGAGCTCGCCGGCGGCCAGATGGCGACGGGCGATCGCGACGCCGCCGCCGCGACGCTGCTGGCGATGATCGCCGAGGACCGCGAATGGAATGAAGGCGCCGCTCGCGCCCGCCTGCTCAAATTGTTCGAAGCCGCCGGCCTCGAGGATCCCTGGGTCTCGGCCCAACGCCGCAAGCTCTCGGCGATCCTGTTCGGGTGA
- the moaB gene encoding molybdenum cofactor biosynthesis protein B, whose product MAGIDDTLTFHPLRLAILTVSDTRTLATDRSGAALATRVEAAGHGLARREIIPDDIRSIRRSIRAWSGDPGIDVILTTGGTGFSPRDVTPEAVRPLLRREMDGFAVVFHQVSLATVGASTLQSRALAGQIDDTFIFCLPGSTGGCCDAWDHVLRFELDSRHRPCSLASHVPRLWHLCA is encoded by the coding sequence ATGGCCGGAATTGACGATACGCTGACCTTTCATCCGCTGCGGCTCGCGATCCTGACGGTCTCCGACACGCGCACGCTCGCGACCGACAGATCGGGCGCCGCGCTGGCGACGCGGGTGGAGGCTGCGGGTCACGGGCTCGCCAGGCGCGAGATAATCCCCGACGACATCCGCTCGATCCGGAGAAGCATTCGCGCGTGGAGCGGCGATCCCGGGATCGACGTCATCCTGACGACCGGAGGAACCGGTTTCTCGCCGCGCGACGTGACCCCCGAGGCGGTCAGGCCCCTGCTCCGCCGCGAGATGGATGGCTTTGCGGTGGTCTTCCACCAGGTGAGCCTCGCCACCGTCGGCGCCTCCACCCTGCAATCTCGCGCGCTTGCCGGTCAGATCGACGACACCTTCATCTTCTGCCTGCCCGGATCGACGGGCGGGTGCTGCGACGCGTGGGATCATGTGCTGCGGTTCGAGCTCGACAGTCGGCACCGGCCCTGCTCGCTGGCGAGCCACGTCCCCCGCCTCTGGCATCTGTGCGCGTAA